TTGATACAAATAATGGAGAAGCTTTAAAAGAAATCTTAAATTCAGAAATTGAGCTTGAAGAAGAAAAAGCACTTGTAAATCCTCATGTTTTCGAAGTTTTAGGAGGTTATGCCCCTACTTTCGGAATTATAGGAGCTGTTATCGGCTTAATACAGGTAATGAGCAATATTGCAAACCCTGCTCTTCTTGGATATGGCATATCAACAGCCTTTGTGGCAACACTTTACGGAGTAGGCGCAGCAAATTTAATTTTTCTTCCCATTGCCGGAAAACTTAAAATGCAGATAAGAGAAAAAATGATTCTTAAAAAACTTATCATTGAAGGAGTCTTATCGATTCATAAGTGCGAAAATCCTATAATTACAAAGGAAAAGCTTTTTGCTTATTTGAGATAAAAGGATATTAATCAAGTGAAATCAGGGCTTTTAAATAATAATCAAAATTATATAAACAGGTGGGTGGTTTCTTACGCTGACTTTGTAACAATGCTGCTTGCTCTTTTCATGGTTCTTTATGCACTTTCTCAACTCGACATAAGTCACATGAAAACTTTTTCAAACTCTTTAGGCAGAGCTTTTGAAAGAAATTCAAAAAAAACCGACACAAATTTAGATGAAAAATCAAGACTTTTAAAATCATTTAAAACAACTAAAATCAATATTTATACTGATCGAGAATCTTTACAAACTCAGGATAATTCTTCAAAAGAACTAAATAAGCAGCTTTCTTCATTTGGAAATAAAATAAATTCCGAATCTGCCAATTTTGAAGAGATTAGAAAAACTATAAAAAATAAATTTAATGATACAAAAAACATTAATATCATAAGAGAACCCAGAGGCTTATTAATTAGGTTAAATGATACAGTACTTTTTGATAAAGGTTCTGATATAATAAAAAATAATGCACTGAATATTCTTGACAAAATAGCTGTTGTCTTAAAGAACGAGCCAAATTCAATAAGGATAGAAGGTCATACCGACAATCTTCCTGTAAAAACTGACAAATTTCCTTCTAATTGGGAATTATCTACAGCAAGAGCTACAAATATTGTCAAATATCTTGTAGAAAGGCACTTATTCAATCCCGGCAAACTTTCAGTAGCCGGATATGGGGAATACATGCCCATTTCTGACAATAATACCGAAAAAGGTCGCGAGAACAACAGGAGAGTAGATATAGTTGTTTTAAGTTCATCAAGTAAAATTTTTGAACCGGCAAATATTAATAATGCACAAAATAAAAAATATTTGGAGTAAAAAACATGGTAAAACCTTCTCAACCTAAAGGAATAAAACCTAAAGCAGATCTTCCTGAAATATCAATAGAATCATCTGATTCCGGCTTGTCCGGAAAAAAACTTGTCATTATGAATGCCGCCATTACGGCTTTAATTTGTTTTATTTTTATAGGAAGCAATTATCTTATTGTCAACAGCGTAATCAGTTCTACAGTGGGAAAAATAGCCACAAGCCCGAGCAACGCCAGCGATAGTGGAGATGGAAGCGGTGATCAGGCTGATGAAGCAGCCCCTCCGGAAAGAGGAATAATTCTTGATTTGGGAGAATTTATCCTTAACTTAAGTGATCCAAACTCAAAAAGATATCTTAAAGTTAACGTTGCCCTCGAACTTTCAAGAGCTTCGACAGATCCTGCTATTGACGGAACAGGCGGAGGCGGCAGCAATGTCTCAGGACATGGCGGCGGCGGTGAAGAAGCTAAAAAGTCTAACCCTCTTGAAGCAATACAGGCTGAAATGGAACAATATAAGCCTTCAATAAGAGATGCAATAATTTCCGTATTATCTTCAAAAACAGCCGAAGAACTTTCAAGCCTTTCAGGAAAAGAACTCGCAAAAGAACAAATAAAAGCTGCTGTTGACCCTCTTTTCGGAGGAGAAAGAGAAGTTATGAGAGTCAGTTTCGGAACTTTTATTATCCAATAATTCACCTTTGAGATGTTTCGCTTCGCTCAACATGACAATAAGTAAACAAGAGGTACAGTAATGTCCGGTTCGGATGCTCTTTCACAAAATGATATAGATAAATTGCTATCTTCATTAACTGCGGGTCTTGAAAAAGACCAAAGCGAAACAAATTATGAATCGGCAATGATAGATACCTTTGACGAAGACAGAAAAGGTTATAAGCTATACAATTTTAGAAGACCCGATAAATTTTCAAAAGATCATCTTAAAGCCTTGCAGGA
This bacterium DNA region includes the following protein-coding sequences:
- a CDS encoding flagellar motor protein — protein: MDLSAFLGVLMGVAAIVGTLFFESNSISVIIQPSAALIVFGGTFGAALVNFSFSTIKEAFKESSKPHFDNKENTKMVTSQIIELANIARQEGTLIIEGLISTIEDSFLQKSLQLSLDTNNGEALKEILNSEIELEEEKALVNPHVFEVLGGYAPTFGIIGAVIGLIQVMSNIANPALLGYGISTAFVATLYGVGAANLIFLPIAGKLKMQIREKMILKKLIIEGVLSIHKCENPIITKEKLFAYLR
- a CDS encoding OmpA family protein; amino-acid sequence: MKSGLLNNNQNYINRWVVSYADFVTMLLALFMVLYALSQLDISHMKTFSNSLGRAFERNSKKTDTNLDEKSRLLKSFKTTKINIYTDRESLQTQDNSSKELNKQLSSFGNKINSESANFEEIRKTIKNKFNDTKNINIIREPRGLLIRLNDTVLFDKGSDIIKNNALNILDKIAVVLKNEPNSIRIEGHTDNLPVKTDKFPSNWELSTARATNIVKYLVERHLFNPGKLSVAGYGEYMPISDNNTEKGRENNRRVDIVVLSSSSKIFEPANINNAQNKKYLE
- a CDS encoding flagellar basal body-associated FliL family protein: MVKPSQPKGIKPKADLPEISIESSDSGLSGKKLVIMNAAITALICFIFIGSNYLIVNSVISSTVGKIATSPSNASDSGDGSGDQADEAAPPERGIILDLGEFILNLSDPNSKRYLKVNVALELSRASTDPAIDGTGGGGSNVSGHGGGGEEAKKSNPLEAIQAEMEQYKPSIRDAIISVLSSKTAEELSSLSGKELAKEQIKAAVDPLFGGEREVMRVSFGTFIIQ